From Mucilaginibacter rubeus, a single genomic window includes:
- a CDS encoding endo-beta-N-acetylglucosaminidase H, which yields MRTNLNLPLAKTLTALLGVVMLVTSACKKEKAALPADAAGGSSKLSTNAIGVAGPKGVCYVEVNNNDIRNVGNYTLSTGQQLFDIAIIFAANINYDTGTQKAVLYFNPQVTNVLNNKATYIQSLQAKGIKVLLSILGNHQGAGISNFPTQAAANDFAQQLSNAVTTYGLDGIDFDDEYADYGTNGTGQPNASSFVYLVTALRNLMPTKIISFYYYGPAASRLSYNGVTVGSQVNYSWNAIYGTYSVPNVPGLTAANLGPAAIDIQSTSSSTAASLATQTVNNNYGIYLYYNLPNADSHTYLTSVSNALYGKPTVYTGTSTTGVTFYQDINYAGTVTSAIPKGTYTLAQLQAYGFVDNWASSMKIPTGWTVTMYSNDNSTGTSWTRTANTPNFTTLSPNANDVVTSVKIQ from the coding sequence ATGAGAACAAACCTTAATCTGCCCCTTGCAAAAACACTGACCGCCTTACTCGGTGTTGTAATGCTTGTCACGTCCGCCTGTAAAAAGGAAAAAGCCGCGCTACCAGCCGACGCAGCCGGTGGCTCTTCAAAACTAAGCACTAATGCCATTGGCGTAGCCGGGCCAAAAGGTGTTTGCTATGTGGAAGTAAACAACAACGACATTCGTAATGTGGGCAACTACACTCTGTCAACCGGGCAACAGCTTTTTGATATCGCTATCATATTCGCGGCCAATATCAATTATGATACTGGTACTCAAAAGGCAGTTTTGTACTTTAATCCGCAGGTAACCAATGTACTTAACAACAAAGCCACTTACATTCAAAGCTTACAGGCTAAAGGTATTAAAGTACTATTGTCTATTTTGGGTAATCACCAGGGGGCAGGTATTTCCAATTTTCCAACTCAGGCCGCCGCAAATGATTTCGCTCAGCAACTTAGTAACGCGGTTACTACTTACGGACTGGATGGTATCGACTTTGACGATGAATATGCCGATTATGGCACCAATGGTACCGGGCAGCCAAATGCAAGCTCGTTTGTTTATTTGGTTACCGCGCTTCGCAATCTGATGCCTACCAAAATAATTTCCTTTTATTACTATGGCCCGGCTGCTTCACGCTTAAGCTATAACGGTGTAACTGTTGGCTCGCAGGTAAACTATAGCTGGAACGCTATCTATGGCACCTACTCAGTTCCAAACGTTCCGGGATTAACTGCTGCCAACCTTGGCCCTGCAGCTATTGATATTCAAAGCACCAGCTCATCAACTGCAGCATCATTGGCTACACAAACAGTCAACAACAACTATGGCATTTACCTATATTACAACCTTCCCAATGCCGACTCGCACACTTACCTGACAAGCGTATCAAACGCGCTGTACGGTAAGCCTACAGTTTATACAGGAACAAGTACTACAGGCGTAACTTTTTACCAGGATATCAATTACGCGGGCACAGTTACAAGCGCCATACCTAAAGGTACCTATACCCTTGCCCAACTGCAGGCTTATGGTTTTGTAGATAACTGGGCTTCATCAATGAAAATCCCGACAGGATGGACGGTAACGATGTATTCGAACGATAATTCGACAGGTACGTCATGGACACGGACCGCAAATACACCTAATTTCACCA
- a CDS encoding CocE/NonD family hydrolase, protein MKKTLLLAFCLLLSALGIYAQPKGPDADYIKANYQKYEYQIPMRDGKKLFTSVYVPKDQSKKYPFMMDRTPYSVAPYGTELYKGSLGPSPLFAHDGYIFVYQDVRGRWMSEGIYEEMTPEKEDHKTNKDVDEGTDTYDTIDWLLKNIPNNNGKVGVWGISYPGFYTTTALLSRHPALVAASPQAPIADLYRDDAFHNGAFMLVANFGFYPGFTNRQDDKPTQRRGKGFDAGTEDGYDFFMKMGSMRNSNVKYYKDTIRLWNEMLDHPNYDQHWKDRNVLYHLHDIKTAVLVTGGWYDAEDLYGAINTYKTLVKENPKTPVYFAMGPWVHGGWARGEGDHLGDVGFGGSTGPFYREKIEFNFFSHYLKGTADFDLKPVSTFETGVNEWKTYNTWPPKEATEKNLYLLPGGKLSFTAPTAVADSHDEFVSDPNKPVPFINSIDMDMKREYMTADQRFASQRPDVLSYETGLLDKDITIAGNIWANLKVSTTGTDADWVVKVIDVYPDSTKNTKWAGKDVYLSGYQQMVRSEAMRGKFRNGFDKPEPFVPGKVTSVNFELQDVLHTFKKGHKIMVQVQSTWFPLIDRNTQQFQDIMKAKDTDFKKATHKVYTSKTNPSYLKVRVIE, encoded by the coding sequence ATGAAGAAAACTTTACTGCTCGCTTTTTGCCTTTTGCTTTCCGCATTAGGTATTTACGCTCAGCCCAAAGGGCCCGATGCCGATTATATCAAAGCCAATTACCAGAAATACGAATACCAGATCCCGATGAGGGACGGTAAAAAACTATTTACCTCGGTATATGTGCCAAAAGATCAATCGAAAAAATACCCCTTCATGATGGACAGGACCCCATACAGTGTTGCACCTTACGGTACAGAACTGTATAAAGGCAGTCTTGGCCCATCGCCTCTGTTTGCCCATGATGGTTATATTTTTGTTTACCAGGATGTACGTGGCCGCTGGATGAGCGAGGGTATCTACGAAGAAATGACTCCGGAAAAGGAGGATCATAAAACCAATAAGGATGTTGACGAAGGAACCGATACTTATGATACCATTGATTGGCTGCTGAAAAACATCCCGAACAACAATGGCAAAGTAGGGGTATGGGGCATTTCATATCCGGGCTTTTATACCACAACGGCTTTGTTAAGCCGTCACCCGGCTTTAGTTGCAGCGTCACCGCAGGCTCCGATTGCCGATTTGTACCGTGATGACGCGTTCCATAATGGCGCGTTTATGCTGGTTGCCAACTTTGGTTTTTATCCCGGCTTTACCAACAGACAGGATGATAAACCAACCCAGCGTCGCGGCAAAGGCTTTGATGCCGGTACCGAGGATGGCTATGACTTTTTTATGAAGATGGGTTCGATGAGAAACTCAAATGTTAAATATTATAAGGATACCATTCGCCTATGGAACGAAATGCTTGATCACCCTAATTACGATCAGCATTGGAAAGATCGTAACGTGCTTTATCATCTGCATGACATCAAAACTGCGGTATTGGTAACAGGTGGCTGGTATGATGCCGAAGATTTATATGGCGCTATCAATACCTATAAAACATTGGTAAAGGAAAATCCTAAAACCCCGGTTTACTTTGCCATGGGGCCGTGGGTGCATGGTGGCTGGGCGCGTGGCGAGGGCGATCATCTGGGCGATGTTGGCTTTGGCGGTTCTACCGGTCCGTTTTACCGTGAAAAAATTGAGTTCAATTTCTTTAGTCATTATCTAAAAGGTACTGCAGATTTCGACCTGAAGCCTGTATCTACCTTTGAAACCGGTGTTAACGAGTGGAAAACATATAACACCTGGCCTCCAAAAGAAGCCACCGAGAAAAACCTGTACCTGCTGCCGGGTGGCAAATTATCATTTACCGCACCAACCGCTGTAGCCGATAGTCATGACGAGTTTGTATCAGATCCTAATAAACCAGTGCCCTTCATCAACAGCATTGATATGGATATGAAGCGCGAGTATATGACCGCCGATCAGCGGTTTGCATCACAGCGTCCGGATGTGCTTAGCTATGAAACTGGTCTGTTAGATAAGGATATAACTATTGCCGGTAATATCTGGGCTAACCTTAAAGTTTCAACCACGGGTACCGATGCCGACTGGGTAGTTAAAGTAATAGATGTTTATCCTGATTCGACAAAAAATACCAAATGGGCAGGTAAAGATGTTTACCTGAGCGGTTATCAGCAAATGGTACGCAGCGAAGCTATGCGCGGTAAATTCCGTAATGGTTTTGATAAACCTGAGCCTTTTGTGCCCGGTAAAGTAACGTCGGTGAACTTTGAGCTGCAGGATGTGCTGCACACTTTCAAAAAAGGCCACAAAATCATGGTGCAGGTACAAAGCACCTGGTTCCCGCTTATCGACAGGAACACACAACAGTTTCAGGATATTATGAAAGCTAAGGATACCGACTTTAAAAAAGCCACTCATAAGGTTTATACTTCAAAAACAAACCCGAGCTATTTAAAGGTTAGGGTTATTGAATAA